A region from the Chrysoperla carnea chromosome 4, inChrCarn1.1, whole genome shotgun sequence genome encodes:
- the LOC123297866 gene encoding oocyte zinc finger protein XlCOF19-like, with translation MPVERLPEDSYLHNVADETLALNQKRIQGVENSYACDVCNKTFTFKSSLIQHKRIHTRVKSFTCEVCDKKLGSKSNLIRHKRIHIGEKHFSCDVCGKQFSTQHNFAVHKQIHIGEKPFSNNDTCDICNQIFTSTRNLIKHKQTHFEDKSFSCDVCNKKFKQKYHLYKHQRTHTGEKPFSCDVCNKKFSDRKNLAPHKRTHSGEKPFSCDICDKKFTQKGHLNKHKRTHTGEKPFSCEICGKKFTQSENVLKHKRVHTGEKPFSCDVCDKNFTEQGSLIKHRRTHTGEKPFTCDVCHRKFTINNHLVRHRRIHQGEK, from the exons ATGCCGGTTGAAA gaTTACCAGAAGATTCTTATTTGCATAATGTCGCTGATGAAACACTTGCATTAAATCAAAAACGCATTCAAGGAGTGGAAAACTCGTAtgcatgtgatgtttgtaataaaacatttacatttaaaagtagTTTAATTCAAcacaaacgaattcatactAGAGTAAAATCTTTCACATGCGAAGTTTGTGATAAGAAATTGGGCTCTAAAAGCAATTTAATCAGACATAAACGGATTCATATAGGAGAAAAGCATTTTTCTTGTGATGTTTGTGGTAAACAATTTTCCACACAACATAATTTCGCTGTACATAAACAAATCCATATAGGAGAAAAGCCTTTTTCAAATAACGACacttgtgatatttgtaatcaaatttttacgtccacaagaaatttaattaaacataaacaaacGCATTTTGAGgacaaatcattttcatgtgatgtttgtaacaaaaaatttaaacagaaaTATCATTTGTATAAACATCAAAGAACTCATACaggtgaaaaacctttttcatgcgATGTATGCAATAAAAAGTTTAGTGACAGGAAGAATTTGGCACCACATAAGCGAACTCattctggagaaaaaccattttcatgtgatatttgtgataaaaaatttactcagaAAGGACATTTAAATAAGCATAAAAGAactcatactggtgaaaaacctttttcatgtgaaatctgtggcaaaaaatttactcaaagCGAAAATGTACTCAAACATAAACGTGTTCATacgggagaaaaacctttttcatgtgatgtatgtgataaaaatttcactgagCAAGGCAGTTTAATTAAGCATAGACGtactcatactggagaaaaaccttttacaTGTGATGTGTGTCATAGAAAATTTACGATTAACAATCATCTAGTTAGACATAGACGAATTCATCAAGGAGAAAAATAG